TACTATTAAACTGCTTACCCCGACGTGTCGCTACCAAAAAGCAGCCTTCTGGTATTTCCTTTTGTGCAGGCGATAAAACTGTAAAGTGTGCCTTCCCGTCAGCTGTGGCAAAATTCCAGCCAAAGCACAAATGCGAACCACCATATTGAAATTGATCGCCTGTCTGCTGTAAGTGTTGCATCCCGGCGTATAATGGCACAACTTGGGCAATTTCTTCCCGAATCGCCGCCGTATTCTCAAAATCAATCTTCTCTGCCAAATCTGGGCGGACTCTTTTTGCCAATTCCACAAACACCTCCCATTCTGGACGCGCCTCACCAATACGGGGGCCAGGAATTTCTGGGCTGAAAATTACCCGCCGTTCTGTAGAAGTTTCCGTCACACCCCCCGGTACTTCATAGCGAGTGGTGGCAGGTAATAAAATTACAGTATCTGCTGGTTCCAATAACATTTGGCTAGATAACACAATATCAGCATGTACCCGCAGAGGTATAGTTTGCAAAGCACCTTCTACATAATCTGGTTCTGGTAGAACCTCTAAAAAATTCCCACCCACAGAAAACAACACATCTAATTGCTTGTCGTAAGCAGCATCAATCATTTCCGGTGCAATTAAACCTCTGGTGCTAGGTACATCAAAGCCCCATTTTTGACTTAAATCAGCAGCATTTTCTGAATTAATCGGTTTACCACCAGGAAACACCGTGGCGTAACATCCCATCTCTGCACCACCTTGCACCCCAGAATGACCACGAATAGGCATTAACCCACAACCTTCTCGCCCAACAAAACCTTTAGTCAGTGCCAAATTGATAATACTGCGGACATTATCTTCACCACATTCATGCTGCGTAATGCCCATACTCCAGACAAACACCGCTTTATTAGCAGCTGCAATGATTTGGGCAAAGGCTTGCATTTCATAGCGAGATGCGCCGGAAAGCCTTTCTAATTCTTCCCAAGATTGTTGTTCTAGAGATGTTTGGAGTTCTGCAAAACCTGTGGTGTAACTGTCGATAAATGACTTGTCGACCCATCCATAAGCAATCAAATGCTTGACGGTTCCATTCAAAAATGCCATATCACCGCCAGTATTTACCAAAAAGAAATCTTCGGCAAATTTAGTCCCAAACAAAGCACTTTCCACAATTGAAGGAACCCAATAGCGTTCCATTCCTGGTTCTCGATAGGTATTAATCACCACAATTTTGGTGCCGGCTTTTTTGGCGTAGTGAAGATACTTGACGGTAACTGGTTGATTATTGGCGACATTAGAACCAATAAACACTAATAAATCCGTACCTATCCAGTCTTTATAAGAACAAGTTGTCGCCCCCGCGCCTAAAGATGTTTTTAAGGCGGCGGTACTCGGAGAATGACAAATCCGGGCGGCATTGTCAATATTATTACTACCCATTGCTCGGACAGCTTTTTGAGTCACATAATAAGTTTCGTTGACCGTACCGCGACTAGTAATATAAAAACTTAGCCTGTCTGGTGTGGTGGCGCGGATACGATGGGCAATGAAATCTAAAGCTTCATCCCAACTAAGACGACGAAAACCTTTTTCTCCACGCTGGCGCATCATCGGGTAAGGAAGTCGCCCCAAATCCCGGAGTTGGGAAGTTTTTTGTGCTTGTAATGGCGATACATCTGCTAGGATCTGGGGATCTAACGCTGACATTGTATTCATCTGCAACAACCGCAACCGCACATTGCAGAGATGAATCCCATCTAATGTCCAATCCTTCATTCCTGTTGTGCCTAAAGCACAGCCATCACACACACCTTGATTGAGAATATTCCACGCATAAGGTAATTTATGCCGTGACAGCCAAATCGCCCGAAATACCTCCCAATAGTTATTGGGATACTGTTCGCCAATACCAAATGGCTTCCAACTTGCCCAGTGCTGTGGTGTCCAATATCGCTTGGGTTTAGGCAACATAATGAGTGTGGGAGTGAATTAAACTGCCACCTTAAGGCTACCGTTTTGAGTAGCATTTGAGTAGCAAAATCAAAAGTCTGGACACTCAGCACTAACTATTTCTGGGTGGCAGTAGTATTTCAAAACAGTCTCTACGGTGTCCCCAATCCACAAGGCTACTTTGTCAGGACTGATGCCACTGCTAATTGCCCATGTGGCAAAAGTATGGCGAGTAGAGTAGGGTTTTAGGTACGGAATATGACCTTCATCAGCCAATGACTTGACTACACCAGGGTATTTGTAAGTTTTTTCTCCTCGGTTCGATTTCCACTCATGCCAGAAGCTAAACATTACGCCACTGTTCATTGGACTACCAGCTTTACTCAGAAACACCAAATCAGAGGGATTGTATGATTCGGGACGGT
The genomic region above belongs to Aulosira sp. FACHB-615 and contains:
- a CDS encoding FdhF/YdeP family oxidoreductase — its product is MLPKPKRYWTPQHWASWKPFGIGEQYPNNYWEVFRAIWLSRHKLPYAWNILNQGVCDGCALGTTGMKDWTLDGIHLCNVRLRLLQMNTMSALDPQILADVSPLQAQKTSQLRDLGRLPYPMMRQRGEKGFRRLSWDEALDFIAHRIRATTPDRLSFYITSRGTVNETYYVTQKAVRAMGSNNIDNAARICHSPSTAALKTSLGAGATTCSYKDWIGTDLLVFIGSNVANNQPVTVKYLHYAKKAGTKIVVINTYREPGMERYWVPSIVESALFGTKFAEDFFLVNTGGDMAFLNGTVKHLIAYGWVDKSFIDSYTTGFAELQTSLEQQSWEELERLSGASRYEMQAFAQIIAAANKAVFVWSMGITQHECGEDNVRSIINLALTKGFVGREGCGLMPIRGHSGVQGGAEMGCYATVFPGGKPINSENAADLSQKWGFDVPSTRGLIAPEMIDAAYDKQLDVLFSVGGNFLEVLPEPDYVEGALQTIPLRVHADIVLSSQMLLEPADTVILLPATTRYEVPGGVTETSTERRVIFSPEIPGPRIGEARPEWEVFVELAKRVRPDLAEKIDFENTAAIREEIAQVVPLYAGMQHLQQTGDQFQYGGSHLCFGWNFATADGKAHFTVLSPAQKEIPEGCFLVATRRGKQFNSMVQERKDAITGALREAVLMNAVDAAKLNLKDGDQVILKNELGELTGRIYLAPIQKGNLQVHWPEGNVLLDKSKRSLEGVPDYNAVVRLEKLT